The Theileria annulata chromosome 2, complete sequence, *** SEQUENCING IN PROGRESS *** genomic sequence cctaaaacctaaaccctaaaccctaaaccctaaaccctaaaacctaaaccctaaaccctaaaccctaaaccctaaaacctaaaacctaaaccctaaaaccctaaaccctaaaacctaaaccctaaaccctaaaacctaaaccctaaaccctaaaccctaaaccctaaaccctaaaccctaaacctaaaccctaaaccctaaaccctaaaaccctaaaccctaaaccctaaaacctaaacccctaaacctaaaacctaaaccctaaaccctaaacctaaaccctaaaccctaaaccctaaaacctaaaccctaaaccctaaaccctaaaacctaaaccctaaaccctaaaccctaaaccctaaaacctaaaccctaaaacctaaaccctaaaccctaaaacctaaaccctaaacctaaaccctaaaaccctaaaacctaaaccctaaaacctaaaacctaaacctaaaaccctaaaacctaaaacctaaaccctaaaccctaaaccctaaaccctaaaccctaaaccctaaaacctaaaacctaaaccctaaaacctaaaccctaaaacctaaaacctaaacctaaaaccctaaaccctaaaacctaaaccctaaaccctaaaccctaaaacctaaaacctaaaccctaaaacctaaaccctaaacctaaaacctaaaccctaaaacctaaaccctaaaacctaaaccctaaaacccctaatacctaaaaataattgtgGGGCAAATTCAAAACCCTCAAAGTTAGGGTTAAATCAACATCAAGTGGGGTGGAATCCTATTATTATGGGGTGGAATCCTAATATTATGGGGTAGAATCTCAGATTATGGGGTGGAATCCTCACCGAATATGGGGGTGGCATCATACACACTTGTCGGGCAAAGTACCGTTTATGTGGGGTGATTAACACATAGTCATAGAATGGTCAAGGGTACTCAAGGagactcaaggttggactcAAGGTACCTCCGGTACCTCAAAGGTtggactcaaggttggtcAAACACATACACAAGGAtggactcaaggttggactcAGGGTTGGTGGAGGACTACTACTAGGTAACTCTAGTGGACTAGTAACGAAGGACCCTCAAAGTTAGGGTTAAATCAACATCAAGTGGGGTGGAATCCTGAAATTGTTGGGTAGAATCCTAAATTATGGGGTGGAATCTTCTATGAATATGGGGTTAGCATCATACACACTTGTCGGGCAAAGTACAGTTTATGTGGGGTCAAACACATACTCATAGCTatgactcaaggttggacaAGGTTGGTCAAAGGGAGACTCAGGAACACTAGCTGagactcaaggttggactcaaggttggacaAAGGTACCTCCGGTACCTCAAAGGTACACAGGTCACCTCTAGCATAGCTAGGGTACCTCTAGCTAGAGGACTAGCACTAGGTACCTCAAGGTTGGACTAGTAACAAAGGACCCTCAAAGTTAGGGTTAAATCAACATCAAGTGGGGTGGAATCTTTATATTATGGGGTGGAATCCTATAAATGCTGGGTAGAATCCTTAATTATGGGGTGGAATCTTCATCAAATATGGGGTTAGCATCATACACACTTGTCGGGCAAAGTACAGTTTCTGTGGGGTTAATAACACAGACTCACAGAGAGACTCAAGGAATAGCAAGGATGGACTCAATGATACCCCTCGTTGGACTCATGGTTGGACAAAAGGATTGCATTGATGACCCAAGGTTGGATAAGGgtgactcaaggttggaccAAGGATACCCTAGAgtgactcaaggttggtcAAAGGGATACTAGGGTGACTCAATGGgtgactcaaggttggacaAAGGTACCTCCGGTACCTCAAAGGTACACAGGTCACCTCTAGGTGGAGGACTATTCACTAGGTACCTCTAGTGGATAGACAAATTTCAAAACCCTCAAAGTTAGGGTTAAATCAACATCATGTGGGGTGGAATCTTAATATTATGGGGTGGAATCTCTAAATTGTTGGGTAGAATCCTAGATTATGGGGTAGAATCTCCATCAAATATGGGGTTACCATCATACACACTTGTCGGGCAATGAACAGTTAATGTGGGGTCAAACACACACTCAAGGTTGGTCAAAGGGATACTTCAAGGAAtactcaaggttggactcaaggttggactcAAGGTGTTCAAAGGGATAGCTAAGGAGACTCAAGGGTACCCATAGCTGTGAGTCAAGGTTGGTCAAAGGGATAGCTAAGGGAGACTCAAGgtgactcaaggttggacaAGGGTACCTCCGGTACCTCAGGGTTACCTCTAGGTTAAGGACTAGTACTTAAGTAACACACACTTAGGAGTGTCTCTAATAGTGCAACTAGGTGCGACTCAGGTACTACTGTTGACTCATAGGTTACATAGGTGACCCAAAGGAAAAATTACTTAAGGTACCTTAGTAACTGGGTCAGCCAACCAGGATACCAAGGATACTTAAGCCAAAGGACTGAAGTTACACACAAGTCTAACACACTAGATGACACATTAGGTACAAGTAACATACCTCTAGGATAATACAAGAGCTACCTCTAGGTGATGCACCAGTTTGCACAAAATTCTAACATTGCACACACAGGTAAGACTAGTGGTCAACCAACCAAGGCTAGTCTAAGGTACCACTGATGGTTCAAAGGTATCCAGAGAACCGGACTTGAGACTGATGTTGACAAAAGTACCTAGAGCTGAGGTCTAATTGactaatatactatactaCTCTATAACATATTAGTACACAGGAACCTAGACTAATATACTAACTctatatagtatatagtagttaagtaaCTGAAGTGGCTGTCTATAACTACTATACTAACTCTTACTCAAAGTACTGTCTGTAATGGACCCAGAGCACTGTTGTAACACTAGTTGAGTAGGTCCAGTACCTATAACAGTAAGAGTAACTAAAGTACTACTCAAGTACCACACTAAACTAATGTAGTACCAGTCCAGATAATACCTAGCTACTTAACTAGTAAATATAGTATCTAACTAAGGGACTACCTCTAATAGTGAAATAAGAGTGATCCAAAAGAATAGAAATTTGAGACAAAAATTAACGATTTGAAAGTGAATGACAGTGTGTgtgaattaaaatagttaatgTAATGACAATGAGTTGAATAATAGTTAGTGAGTGTAATGACAGTTAGTGAGTGAATTACAATGGTTAGTGTATGAcagttattttacaatatgATCATTGGAGGACTGCATTTGGTAATTAGATCCAGATTGAGGATTAGATATAAACATGTATGAATTTAGATTGTGAGAGAGAGTGATACTGACTTTGAGTCACTCTGAGTATCAGTGAGTGAGTGTATGGTAGTTCCTTAGACTGATCAGAGCTATTCTTGACAAAGAACTTATTTGAAGGTAGACCTAGTGAAAATGACTTGATATCAGAGAAGTTTGGGTCATCAGTGTGAGTCCAAACATCAGTATCATTGTATGTGATCTTTAAACATTTGACATCATCTTTGAATATGTATTCATAGGATAGGAAGATAATGGTTACTTTGTAGTCAGATGCTTTAATCtcattatcattttcaCCAAGGAATTTGAGCTTGGTGACATACTTGATACTTGTGATGGTCCACTCATTGTCTTCCTCTCATTGAATAATgtgaacatattattagtcAGCAGGATGACAAGATGTTTACCATCATCCTTAGTCATCGACATCACTAATCTACCAAAGACATTATCTTTAGATTGCCAGATAACAGTGGTACCAATTAGTGGTTTCTTAACAACCTTACTGAACACGTGGTTATCCTTAGGAGTGTATGTGATGACACCATTCTGATCATTAAAGTCAAACTCATTAGTAGATTGAGTAGCATTTAGATTAAGGGTCACCTTGGTAAGTGTTGTTGTAGCGGGAGTACCTATGGTTTCAGTAGTAGTAGATGAAGTCTGAGTTTGGGACTTAGCAGGGAAGTTAGGAATATGCTCTCTAAGTAGAGTATCGTCTGAGATTGAGGTCCAGTTATCGGATTCCTttttgaagaatttaaaagTACCATCACCCAGTAGGAGAGCAAGGTATTTTGCATCGTCAGAGGATCCAATCCTTACTTCAGTAGGACATTCATTACCAGTGTCGGATTGCCAGATTTCCTTGGTACCATCAAGGACTTTAGTGAGTTTGTAGCCAGATTTGGGTCTGTATGTTACGATAGAATTATGTTCACTGATATCGAACTTATCAGTAGACTGACTAGCATTTATGTCCAATGATACCTTGATGTCTAgttttttagatttatttttattattaaagaCATAGAAACTGTTTGATACAAGACCTATTGAAAATATCTTGATTTCTGAATAATCAGGATCGTCACTATGTTTCCAAACCTCGTCATCTCCTAACTTTATCTTCTTACAGATAACATCATCattgaatgtgtaaataaatgaaagGAAGACAGTTCTCACTGAGTAATCAGTCTTGGTGAGTTGAGTATCACTCTCATCGAGGAACTTGAGTTTAGTAACATCACGTCTCTTAGAAGTTACATCATGCCAGCCATCAGACCCTTTGAACAGTatgaacatattattagtcAGGAGCATGGCTAGAAATTTAACACCATAAACAGTCTTCGACATTACTAAAGTACAATGGATACCATCCTTGGACACCCAGATAACATTGGTACCCTGAGTTACCTTAGTGAACAGGTGGTTATCCTTAGCAGTGTATGTAATAACTCCATCGTAATAATTAAAGTCAAAGTCATCAGTACTCTGAGTGGTCTTAATTTCAAGAGAGACAAGCGTTCTCTTTGCTTTGGTAAGATCCTTTGTCTGATCAGAAGTATTTGTGACACTGAACTGGTCTTTAGGAAGATCCAGCTGAAATGACTTTATCTCTGAGAACTTAGTGTAATCAGTATGAGTCCACAGTagagtattattattgtatgTGATCTTCAAACAGTTGACATCTTCGTTGAATTTGTACGTATATGATAGGCCTTGTAGAGTAACCTCGTAGTCTGTCTTGGAGAGCTCAAGATCATTGTCACCAAAGAATTTGAGTTTAGTGACATCATGTCTCTGAGAAGTGATATCTTCCCAAGGCTTATTCTTACCAGACTTATGAAGAACTAAAAAGTTATTCTTCAACAGTATTCCAAGATGTTTCTCATTCCTACCTGAACCCATCAATACTGCCTTGAGACCATGATCTTCAGGTTTGGACTCCCAAATAACCTTGCTTTTCTTCACAATCTTGTTGAACACATAGTCATCCTTTGGTGTGTATGTTCTAAAATTACCATCCTTAGAGTAATGGAACTGATCTGTACTCTCAGTAGCATTGAGGTCAAGGGTGACCTTGGTAGAGACTTCCTTTGTTAGATCTTGGAGATTGGTGATGAGGAATTTGTTATTTGGAAGATCTAGCTGAAGTGACTTGATCTCTGAGAAGTTAGTATAATCAGTATGAGTCCAAACATCACCATCTTCTAGCATGATCTTCTTACAGGTGACTCCAGAATTGAATATGTAGGTATATGATAGATCGACAATACTAACTGTGTATGAAGTCTTGGATAGCTCAGCATCATCTTCTCCAAAGTACCTAAGCTTAGAAACATCATATCTATCATTGGTTATGTCTTTCCAAGTGCCAGACTCATAATTGAATAGCACGAAGGTATCATCTTGGAGTAGGAGGGCTAGGTATTTCTCAACATCATAAATGTTAGTTACCACCAAAGTAGCATATAGATTATTTTTGGATTCCCAGATATCCTTGATACCATCAGTGACCTTACTGAATACATGGTTATCCTTAGGAGTGTATGTAACTACATCATTCTTATTAGTATAGTCAAATTCACTGGTAGACTCTGTCTTCTTAATTTCAAGAGTAACCTTCGTTGGTGAAGGTGTAGTCTCTTGTGTAGTAGTATCTTCAGAGTAGGTGGAGTCTTCAACAGTTGTTGGACTAGGAGTAGGTTGAGAGTGAGGAGTAGGAGTAGGAGTAGGAGTAGGAGTAGGAGTAGGAGTTGGAGTAGGAGTTGGAGGAGTAGCC encodes the following:
- a CDS encoding SfiI-subtelomeric fragment related protein family member, putative (chr2.cand.535 - hypothetical temomere family protein;~Signal peptide predicted for TA16055 by SignalP 2.0 HMM (Signal peptide probability 0.975, signal anchor probability 0.000) with cleavage site probability 0.696 between residues 25 and 26) yields the protein MKRWIITLNLLFYITFLNQWNFAESQTVNGDSTTPDSDGSTPVNSVDPTGTSAGQASQSPITESQPKSSSSATDQSSTEGTPTDTTLTNPVTSVTKVTLDLNATQSTTQFDYTDENGLVTFTPMSGYVFYKVSQGTNLIWESKGNIFGSLVRTNTKDDAKYLAILLKDNMFKLFKLENNEWNDITSQTSDIKKLKFFGDNDTELKSSDYTVILIYLSYQYTFKPGINCTNIKYGEDDVWKHSEYTKFSKIKIFSLGLITNSFFVFNNEFESKKLDFKPTPEPEAKPETPEPVTPTPEPTPTTPYETKPETEESTKPPQEPTQSTEESSTHQSTQPETPEAKESQPEAPDDTIEPKATPPTPTPTPTPTPTPTPTPTPHSQPTPSPTTVEDSTYSEDTTTQETTPSPTKVTLEIKKTESTSEFDYTNKNDVVTYTPKDNHVFSKVTDGIKDIWESKNNLYATLVVTNIYDVEKYLALLLQDDTFVLFNYESGTWKDITNDRYDVSKLRYFGEDDAELSKTSYTVSIVDLSYTYIFNSGVTCKKIMLEDGDVWTHTDYTNFSEIKSLQLDLPNNKFLITNLQDLTKEVSTKVTLDLNATESTDQFHYSKDGNFRTYTPKDDYVFNKIVKKSKVIWESKPEDHGLKAVLMGSGRNEKHLGILLKNNFLVLHKSGKNKPWEDITSQRHDVTKLKFFGDNDLELSKTDYEVTLQGLSYTYKFNEDVNCLKITYNNNTLLWTHTDYTKFSEIKSFQLDLPKDQFSVTNTSDQTKDLTKAKRTLVSLEIKTTQSTDDFDFNYYDGVITYTAKDNHLFTKVTQGTNVIWVSKDGIHCTLVMSKTVYGVKFLAMLLTNNMFILFKGSDGWHDVTSKRRDVTKLKFLDESDTQLTKTDYSVRTVFLSFIYTFNDDVICKKIKLGDDEVWKHSDDPDYSEIKIFSIGLVSNSFYVFNNKNKSKKLDIKVSLDINASQSTDKFDISEHNSIVTYRPKSGYKLTKVLDGTKEIWQSDTGNECPTEVRIGSSDDAKYLALLLGDGTFKFFKKESDNWTSISDDTLLREHIPNFPAKSQTQTSSTTTETIGTPATTTLTKVTLNLNATQSTNEFDFNDQNGVITYTPKDNHVFSKVVKKPLIGTTVIWQSKDNVFGRLVMSMTKDDGKHLVILLTNNMFTLFNERKTMSGPSQVSSMSPSSNSLVKMIMRLKHLTTK